The segment AGAACTGGGCATTGCAACGAAACTGGAAACGATGCTGGCTTCCCAAGCGAAGCGCGAACGTTTTCCTGCCTCGGAAGTGCGGCGGGCGCTTGGGGAAGCGGAAGAACGGCTCGAGGTCAATTATGCCGAAACGCAAGTGGAAGCCATTGAAAACAGCATCAACTCTTCGGTCATGATCTTGACCGGGGGGCCGGGAACCGGCAAAACGACGGTCGTCCGCGGCTTGGTCGAAGTGTATGCCGAACTTCACGGCTTGTCGCTCGATCCAAAAGACTATGCCAAGAAAAAAGAGCCGTTCCCCATCATTTTGGCGGCGCCAACAGGGCGGGCAGCGAAACGGCTCAGTGAATCGACGGACCTGCCAGCGATGACGATCCACCGTTTGCTCGGCTTTAATGGACAGGAAAAAGAAGAAGAAACCGAACGCGATATTGAAGGCCGGTTGATCATCATCGATGAAATGTCGATGGTTGATACGTGGCTGGCGCATCAATTGCTGAAAGCCGTTCCTGAAGATGCCCAGATCATTTTCGTCGGGGACCAAGATCAATTGCCGCCAGTCGGGCCGGGCCAAGTGCTGCGCGATTTATTGGAATCAAAACGCATCCCGACCGTCGAACTGACTGATATCTACCGGCAGTCCTCCGGATCATCGATCATTGAACTGGCCCACCAAATGAAAGTTGGCCAGTTGCCGGCCGATATCACGGCGAAAACAGCGGACCGTTCGTTCATTAAAGCGGGACCTGAACAAGTTCCGGAAGTGGTCGAAAAAGTAGTGAAAAGCGCTCTTGCTAAAGGCCATTCCATTAAAGACATCCAAGTGCTCGCGCCGATGTACAAAGGACCGGCCGGCATTGATGCACTTAACCGCATGATCCAGGAAATGGTCAATCCGAATCCGGACGGCAAACGGAAAGAACTGGTTTTCGGCGATATCTCATACCGCATCGGCGATAAAGTTCTGCAGCTCGTCAACCAGCCGGAAAGCAATGTTTTTAATGGCGACATGGGGGAAGTGGTCGCCATTATGAAAGCGAAAGAAACGGTCGAGAAGCAGGACATGCTGGTGGCTTCTTTTGACGGCATTGAAGTGGAATACCAGCGCAGCGACTTGAACCAGCTGACGCTCGCGTATTGCTGCTCGATCCATAAAGCACAAGGCTCGGAATTTCCGACGGTCATCATGCCCGTTGTCCGCAGCTATATGAAAATGCTGCGGCGCAATTTATTGTATACGGGAATCACGCGAAGCAAAGATTTCCTGATTCTTTGCGGCGATCCGCAGGTGTTCCGCTACGGTGTTGAACGGACAGATGATGTCCAGCGCATGACCACATTAAGAGAACGGCTGCAGCTGCCTGAAGAAGAAACGGCTGCCGCGGAAACTGAAGCTGAAACAAAAGAGAGCACCGTAGCCAGTGAAAAAGTTAAAGAACCGGCCGGCTCGGTGAGCTTGACGGCGGAAAACGCCAACACGATCCATCCGCTGATCGGCATGGAAGGCATCAAGCCGCAGGATTTTCTCGAAGCGTAAAACAAGCGTCCTCCGCGGGCGCTTTTTTTTCGGGGATTTTTCCGATAGAAGCGTATTTTGTTGGCTGCTGGTCGTATTTTAACTTTAACTGGGCGTATTTCGGCCGCAATGGAGCGTATTTTTGCATTTATCGAGCGTATTTCAAAATCACGCACTCTGCATGCCGAAAAATATATTTAATTCACAGAAAGCGCCAGTCCAATCGTCTCTATTGACACAGCAGAGCGTTTTTCTATATAATTCAATCTATATAAATAAACAACACACAGATGGAGACAGTATAAAATCCGCATCCGCTTAGAAAGAGGTTCCTCGGCTGAAAGAACCTTCGCCATGCAATTTTAGAAAGCTACTCCGGAGTGCAGCTAATCCCTGCCGTAAAGCCGCGTTAAGGCGTAATGAGAGACATGGGTGAAAGTTGCCTGTGTAATTAGGGTGGTACCGCGAAATAAAGCCTTCGTCCCTTGCGCAAGCGCAAGAGATGAAGGCTTTTTATTATGCTTAAGGAGGAAGACAGATGAAAACCATGAAGACGATGAAAGCTGCAGACATCAGAAGATTGTATCTCGAATTCTTTAAAGAAAAAGGCCATGACCAGGAGCCGAGCGCACCGCTTGTGCCATTTGAAGATCCTTCTTTGCTGTGGATCAACAGCGGTGTGGCAACACTGAAAAAATATTTTGACGGCCGTGTGATTCCGGAAAACCCGAGAATCGTCAACGCCCAAAAATCGATCCGGACAAACGATATCGAGAACGTCGGGAAAACAGCCCGCCACCATACATTTTTTGAAATGCTCGGAAACTTTTCAATCGGCGATTATTTTAAAAAAGAAGCGATCCACTGGGCTTGGGAATTCTTGACCGATGACCGTTGGATGGGCTTCGAACCGGAGAAGTTGTCCGTGACGATCCACCCGGAAGATGAAGAAGCATATGACATCTGGCTCAACGAAGTCGGAGTGCCGGCTGAACGCATCATCCGCTTGGAAGGGAATTTCTGGGATATCGGTGAAGGTCCGAGTGGCCCGAACTCCGAGATTTTCT is part of the Planococcus shenhongbingii genome and harbors:
- the recD2 gene encoding SF1B family DNA helicase RecD2 is translated as MTGQIDLFHEEAQFVLGRPVVSIFHNPQNLFSIAKVKIQETNTSYPEKEIIVSGYFPKLSLEEQYRFTGAVKNHPKYGVQFQVKTFTKEVPETEQGIIHYLSSDMFNGIGRKTAETIVKKLGKEAIKKILEDPEALDAVPRLSDDKKDTIRSTLQMNLGLERVMIQLNDWGFGPQVGMRIYQAYREETIDILTKNPYRLIEEIEGIGFQRADELGAKLGITGSHPDRIKASILHLLNQASLSEGHVYVDAKTLIPLVKEMLEINPRDEIPIELISKAMIELNEEGKVAGEKTRLYLPSLYYSELGIATKLETMLASQAKRERFPASEVRRALGEAEERLEVNYAETQVEAIENSINSSVMILTGGPGTGKTTVVRGLVEVYAELHGLSLDPKDYAKKKEPFPIILAAPTGRAAKRLSESTDLPAMTIHRLLGFNGQEKEEETERDIEGRLIIIDEMSMVDTWLAHQLLKAVPEDAQIIFVGDQDQLPPVGPGQVLRDLLESKRIPTVELTDIYRQSSGSSIIELAHQMKVGQLPADITAKTADRSFIKAGPEQVPEVVEKVVKSALAKGHSIKDIQVLAPMYKGPAGIDALNRMIQEMVNPNPDGKRKELVFGDISYRIGDKVLQLVNQPESNVFNGDMGEVVAIMKAKETVEKQDMLVASFDGIEVEYQRSDLNQLTLAYCCSIHKAQGSEFPTVIMPVVRSYMKMLRRNLLYTGITRSKDFLILCGDPQVFRYGVERTDDVQRMTTLRERLQLPEEETAAAETEAETKESTVASEKVKEPAGSVSLTAENANTIHPLIGMEGIKPQDFLEA